The following are from one region of the Ruficoccus sp. ZRK36 genome:
- the leuS gene encoding leucine--tRNA ligase — MATRCDSYDFTQIEGHWQDFWADNKTFYAKDFEDKPTWYVLDMFPYPSGAGLHIGHPEGYTATDALKRFKKAQGHNVLHPMGWDAFGLPTEQYAIKTGEQPAVVTKRNIARFKEQLRAIGLTYDWDREVNTTDPHYFRWTQWIFLKLFKKGLAYVDEKPVWFCPDLGTVLANEEVLNTPEGPRSERGDFPVERRPLRQWVLRITAYADKLLDGLKDVNWPDSTKRLQANWIGRSEGAEVVFGLDGFDDKLTVFTTRPDTLFGATYMVVAPEHPLVAKITADDKREAVAAYIQKAANKSDLERAELSKEKTGVFTGAYAINPVNGAKIPVWVADYVLMSYGTGAIMAVPAHDERDYAFAKEFGLEIIQVIDSGDADAELPFVASGKMMNSGEFDGTPSDEGKKAIIAKLAADNRGKATVNFKLRDWLFSRQRYWGEPFPIVWVSEEDYATVKAGAAFKDVLPAEPVTCTMEGRQWFAVPLPETALPLTLPETESYQPSPDGQSPLANIPEWLEVALDPATGEIKQRSEISDTSGLIEGLRETNTMPQWAGSCWYYLRYIDPKNAEAPIDPKLESYWGMPDLYVGGAEHAVLHLLYARFWHRFLYDEGVLKTPEPFTELFHQGIILGEDGEKMSKSRGNVVNPDDIIGEYGADTLRLYLMFLGPLEAKKPWNTKGIEGMIRFLRKLWREVLAEDGSVAERVDDAPESPETLRVLHETIKKVTADYTALSFNTAISQLMICLNAISKAGRMNRETAKTFVQLLAPLAPHICEELWERLGGEAGSVSSAPWPVCDESLLVDDTVKIIVQVNGKLRGELNVPKDTAKDDILAQAKGLERVAAQMEGKSVVKEIYVPGKIVNLVVK; from the coding sequence ATGGCGACACGTTGCGACAGCTACGACTTTACCCAGATTGAGGGCCACTGGCAGGACTTCTGGGCGGACAACAAAACTTTTTACGCGAAGGACTTCGAGGACAAGCCCACCTGGTACGTCCTGGACATGTTCCCGTACCCCTCCGGCGCGGGCCTCCACATCGGCCACCCCGAGGGCTACACCGCCACCGACGCCCTCAAGCGCTTTAAGAAGGCGCAGGGCCACAACGTCCTCCACCCCATGGGCTGGGACGCCTTTGGCCTGCCCACCGAGCAGTACGCGATCAAGACCGGCGAGCAGCCCGCCGTCGTCACCAAGCGCAACATCGCCCGCTTCAAGGAGCAGCTGCGCGCCATCGGCCTGACCTACGACTGGGACCGCGAGGTCAACACCACTGACCCGCACTACTTCCGCTGGACGCAGTGGATATTCCTCAAACTCTTTAAGAAGGGCCTCGCCTACGTGGACGAGAAGCCCGTCTGGTTCTGCCCGGATCTGGGCACCGTGCTCGCCAACGAGGAAGTGCTCAACACCCCCGAGGGTCCGCGCAGCGAGCGTGGGGACTTCCCGGTCGAGCGCCGCCCCCTGCGCCAGTGGGTCCTGCGCATCACCGCCTACGCCGACAAGCTCCTCGACGGCCTTAAGGACGTCAACTGGCCCGACTCCACCAAGCGCCTTCAGGCGAACTGGATCGGCCGCAGCGAGGGCGCCGAGGTCGTCTTCGGGCTGGACGGCTTTGACGACAAGCTGACCGTCTTCACCACCCGCCCGGACACCCTTTTCGGAGCGACCTATATGGTCGTCGCCCCCGAGCACCCGCTCGTGGCCAAGATCACCGCCGACGACAAACGCGAGGCCGTCGCCGCCTACATCCAGAAGGCCGCCAACAAGTCCGACTTGGAGCGCGCCGAGCTCTCCAAGGAAAAGACCGGCGTCTTCACCGGCGCCTACGCCATCAACCCGGTCAACGGCGCAAAGATCCCCGTCTGGGTCGCCGACTACGTGCTCATGAGCTACGGCACCGGCGCGATCATGGCCGTCCCCGCTCACGACGAGCGCGACTACGCCTTTGCGAAGGAGTTCGGGTTGGAGATCATTCAGGTCATTGATAGCGGCGACGCTGACGCCGAGCTGCCCTTTGTCGCCTCCGGCAAGATGATGAACTCCGGCGAGTTCGACGGCACGCCCTCCGACGAAGGTAAAAAGGCCATCATCGCCAAACTCGCCGCCGACAACCGCGGCAAGGCCACGGTCAACTTCAAGCTGCGCGACTGGCTGTTCTCGCGCCAGCGCTACTGGGGCGAGCCCTTCCCCATCGTCTGGGTCTCTGAAGAGGACTACGCCACAGTCAAGGCCGGAGCCGCCTTCAAGGACGTGCTGCCCGCTGAGCCCGTCACCTGCACGATGGAGGGGCGGCAATGGTTCGCCGTGCCGCTGCCCGAGACCGCCCTCCCCCTCACGCTGCCCGAGACCGAGAGCTACCAGCCCTCACCCGATGGGCAGAGCCCGCTGGCCAACATCCCCGAATGGCTGGAGGTCGCTCTCGACCCGGCGACGGGCGAGATCAAGCAGCGTAGTGAGATTTCCGATACATCCGGCCTCATCGAGGGTCTGCGCGAGACCAACACCATGCCGCAGTGGGCGGGCTCGTGCTGGTACTACCTGCGCTACATCGACCCGAAGAACGCCGAGGCCCCCATCGACCCGAAGCTGGAAAGCTACTGGGGCATGCCGGACCTCTACGTCGGCGGCGCGGAGCACGCTGTGCTCCACCTGCTCTACGCGCGCTTCTGGCACCGCTTCCTCTATGACGAGGGCGTTCTGAAGACGCCCGAGCCCTTCACCGAGCTTTTCCACCAGGGCATCATCCTGGGCGAAGACGGCGAAAAGATGTCCAAGAGCCGCGGCAACGTGGTCAACCCGGACGACATCATCGGCGAGTACGGCGCGGACACCCTGCGCCTGTACCTGATGTTCCTAGGACCGCTGGAGGCGAAGAAGCCCTGGAACACCAAGGGCATCGAGGGCATGATCCGATTCCTGCGTAAGCTCTGGCGCGAAGTCCTCGCCGAGGACGGCTCTGTCGCCGAGCGCGTGGACGATGCGCCCGAGTCCCCCGAGACCCTGCGCGTCCTGCACGAGACGATCAAGAAGGTCACCGCCGACTACACCGCGCTGAGCTTTAACACCGCCATCTCGCAGCTCATGATCTGCCTCAACGCCATCTCGAAGGCCGGGCGCATGAACCGCGAGACCGCCAAGACCTTTGTCCAGCTGCTCGCTCCGCTGGCCCCGCACATCTGCGAGGAGCTCTGGGAGCGCCTCGGCGGCGAGGCAGGGAGCGTCTCCTCCGCGCCGTGGCCCGTCTGCGACGAGTCGCTGCTCGTGGACGACACGGTGAAGATCATCGTACAGGTCAACGGCAAGCTGCGCGGCGAGCTGAACGTCCCCAAGGACACCGCCAAGGACGACATCCTCGCACAGGCCAAGGGTCTGGAGCGCGTTGCCGCCCAGATGGAGGGCAAGTCCGTGGTGAAAGAGATTTACGTACCGGGTAAAATCGTCAATCTGGTTGTGAAATGA
- a CDS encoding trypsin-like peptidase domain-containing protein has protein sequence MRPRAPVLFSLLILCLCTQMLSAVGPRFATTRTSRGVSESVDDIEPGFQRLLDAVVRLDVWETTFDQGAKRTRHGVGSGVIMTPEGHILTNAHVVNPYAERIMITLNNLERVDAELIGWDHWTDLAVVKIKPELLKSRGLSFDYAEFGDSDDLVPGQTVYAVGTPNGLSRTVTRGIISNTDRYFEGSTVGRGYETGHFNTWLQTDAAINPGNSGGPLVLPNGHVVGINTRGYLGAENLGFAVPSDIARSVLDGLIQDGSITRSYIGLRPGPMQDLENFYEIESNRGMLVQSVDPGSPVARSGLRPGDIVLQIDGQNVDGRFPEQLPPIQNFIASRAPGETVELKVRRGFQTITMPVTTEPLESRIGEETALEGWGLGVQKISRTIAREENLDTTDSFLVVGAQPAFPAFEAGIRPGDVITKVNRQTLHSLAELEAIYKAYEADPQKTLMEIDRNHQVRFMVLKP, from the coding sequence ATGCGACCGCGCGCCCCCGTCCTTTTCTCTCTGTTGATCCTGTGCCTGTGCACGCAGATGCTGTCCGCCGTTGGCCCGCGCTTTGCCACGACACGGACTTCGCGGGGAGTTTCCGAGTCGGTGGACGATATCGAGCCGGGTTTTCAGCGTCTGTTGGACGCGGTGGTGCGGCTGGATGTGTGGGAGACGACCTTTGACCAGGGGGCCAAGCGCACCCGGCACGGTGTCGGCTCAGGCGTTATCATGACCCCTGAGGGGCACATCCTGACCAACGCTCACGTCGTCAACCCCTACGCCGAGCGCATCATGATCACGCTCAACAACCTCGAGCGCGTCGATGCCGAGCTGATCGGCTGGGACCACTGGACCGACCTGGCGGTGGTCAAGATCAAGCCGGAGCTGCTCAAGTCGCGCGGCCTGTCCTTTGACTACGCCGAGTTTGGCGACTCGGATGATCTGGTGCCGGGGCAGACCGTTTACGCCGTCGGCACGCCCAACGGCCTCTCCCGTACCGTGACGCGCGGAATTATCTCGAATACCGACCGCTACTTCGAGGGCTCGACCGTGGGCCGTGGCTACGAGACCGGACACTTTAACACCTGGCTCCAGACCGATGCCGCCATCAACCCCGGTAACAGTGGGGGGCCGCTTGTCCTGCCGAACGGGCACGTGGTCGGCATCAATACCCGCGGCTACCTGGGCGCTGAGAATCTGGGCTTCGCGGTGCCCTCGGACATCGCACGCAGTGTGCTGGACGGCCTGATCCAGGACGGCTCTATCACCCGCAGCTACATCGGCCTGCGTCCCGGCCCCATGCAGGACCTGGAGAACTTTTATGAGATCGAGAGTAACCGCGGCATGCTCGTGCAGAGTGTGGACCCCGGCTCCCCCGTGGCTCGTAGCGGCTTGCGGCCCGGTGACATCGTCCTGCAGATCGACGGGCAGAATGTGGACGGGCGCTTCCCCGAGCAACTCCCGCCGATCCAGAACTTTATCGCCAGCCGCGCACCCGGTGAAACCGTCGAGCTAAAGGTGCGGCGCGGCTTCCAGACGATCACGATGCCCGTCACGACTGAGCCGCTGGAGAGCCGTATCGGTGAGGAAACAGCGCTGGAAGGCTGGGGCCTGGGGGTGCAGAAAATCAGCCGCACGATTGCCCGCGAGGAGAATCTCGACACGACTGACAGCTTTCTGGTGGTGGGCGCGCAGCCGGCGTTTCCGGCCTTCGAGGCAGGTATTCGCCCCGGCGACGTCATTACCAAGGTCAACCGCCAGACGCTGCACTCCCTCGCCGAGCTGGAGGCCATCTACAAGGCCTACGAAGCCGACCCGCAGAAAACCCTCATGGAGATCGACCGTAACCACCAGGTTCGCTTCATGGTGCTGAAACCCTGA
- a CDS encoding PDZ domain-containing protein, with protein MSHTKRKSLLCLSILFMLLPVARVVAQEAPSPAVTAPEVLPENFESQFDERIKSVVAVELFVQNEIDRDPVGAIGVVFDAEGRIILMDNTIPSWLPPERFKDIRVRPLGQDVEGFKGRYLGQDYLSGNHFIQLEEGRDQFTPITEWGKADPKTGQFLWGIGVMSKPWHFMPYFLCSRLSAVEKLPWEMGFGVRAMTTPGAPVFDAQGRFAGWGARPSTEEKLLILDGSTQRPVGLQDLRESNAYLSVERFYEFIQRVPSSPMGDPRPWLGATGMQPLSREVAQFLGLEGQGAVVLSDIIEASPADKAGLESKDVIVKIDGEPLPKLRPDVIMPRYVDTELMRRQIGDKVTLTVIRGDEEKDIEVEMGKQPKVLKEAEREYYADLGLGIREFLLLDGVARRELRTGVGGVVADFIKPNSKASSAGVQPGDWIKEIDGTEINSFAQAKQVLSNIESDNGRSEAVFLVERNNETKVLRLKLN; from the coding sequence ATGTCCCACACCAAGCGCAAGTCTCTCCTCTGTCTGTCTATCCTGTTCATGCTGTTGCCTGTTGCCCGTGTCGTGGCGCAGGAGGCTCCGTCCCCGGCGGTGACGGCCCCGGAGGTCTTGCCGGAGAACTTCGAGTCTCAGTTTGACGAGCGGATCAAGAGCGTGGTGGCAGTGGAGCTGTTTGTGCAGAACGAGATCGACCGCGATCCGGTGGGGGCGATCGGGGTGGTCTTCGATGCTGAGGGGCGGATCATCCTGATGGACAACACGATCCCCTCGTGGCTGCCGCCGGAGCGCTTCAAGGACATCCGTGTGCGCCCGCTCGGGCAGGATGTGGAGGGCTTCAAGGGGCGCTACCTGGGGCAGGATTATTTGTCCGGTAACCACTTTATCCAGCTTGAGGAGGGGCGGGACCAGTTCACGCCGATCACGGAGTGGGGCAAGGCCGACCCCAAGACCGGGCAGTTCCTGTGGGGGATCGGGGTCATGAGCAAGCCGTGGCACTTCATGCCGTACTTTTTATGTAGCCGCCTCTCGGCGGTGGAGAAGCTCCCGTGGGAAATGGGCTTCGGCGTCCGCGCCATGACGACGCCCGGCGCGCCGGTGTTTGACGCTCAGGGCCGCTTCGCTGGTTGGGGCGCTCGCCCCAGCACGGAGGAAAAACTGCTCATCCTCGATGGCTCGACCCAGCGTCCGGTTGGGTTGCAGGACCTGCGCGAGAGTAATGCGTATCTCTCGGTGGAGCGTTTCTATGAGTTTATCCAGCGTGTTCCCTCAAGCCCGATGGGTGATCCGCGCCCGTGGCTGGGAGCTACCGGGATGCAGCCGCTTTCGCGCGAGGTCGCGCAGTTCCTCGGGCTGGAGGGGCAGGGCGCTGTGGTCCTGAGCGATATCATCGAGGCCAGCCCGGCGGACAAGGCCGGACTCGAGAGCAAGGACGTGATCGTGAAGATCGACGGTGAGCCGCTGCCGAAGCTCCGCCCCGATGTCATCATGCCGCGCTATGTCGATACCGAGCTGATGCGCCGCCAGATCGGCGACAAGGTCACGCTGACCGTTATCCGTGGTGATGAGGAAAAGGATATCGAGGTCGAGATGGGTAAGCAGCCCAAAGTCCTCAAAGAGGCCGAGCGCGAGTACTACGCGGACCTCGGGCTGGGCATCCGCGAGTTTCTGCTTTTGGACGGTGTCGCCCGGCGTGAACTGCGCACGGGCGTCGGTGGCGTGGTGGCGGACTTTATCAAGCCCAACAGCAAGGCCAGCTCCGCCGGGGTACAGCCGGGAGACTGGATCAAGGAGATCGACGGCACCGAGATCAACAGCTTCGCCCAGGCCAAGCAGGTCCTCTCCAATATCGAAAGCGATAATGGCCGCAGTGAGGCCGTCTTTCTGGTGGAGCGCAACAACGAGACAAAAGTCCTGCGTCTCAAGCTAAACTAG
- a CDS encoding riboflavin synthase gives MFTGIVEETGEVISFTEGKESWRLVIRAKLVLDDLKIGDSLACNGCCLTIVEIDGDTLRFDLLGQTVRLTSFADLGPGSLINLERSLAANARLGGHFVQGHIDETGTITVLEERGKDIYIRVKIPEGTGKYLAPKGSISIDGISLTVAELHDDGFAVWIIPHTREVTNLQQKNAGDRVNLEFDMLAKYLERLLNKE, from the coding sequence ATGTTTACGGGAATAGTAGAAGAAACCGGTGAGGTCATTTCCTTCACCGAGGGTAAAGAATCCTGGCGTCTGGTCATCCGCGCCAAGCTGGTGCTGGACGACCTCAAGATCGGGGACAGCCTGGCCTGCAACGGCTGCTGCCTGACCATCGTGGAAATCGATGGCGACACGCTGCGCTTTGACCTGCTCGGTCAGACCGTGCGCCTGACGTCCTTTGCGGACCTCGGCCCCGGCTCCCTGATCAACCTTGAGCGCAGTCTCGCCGCCAACGCCCGCCTCGGCGGCCACTTTGTGCAGGGGCATATCGACGAGACCGGCACCATCACCGTGCTCGAAGAGCGCGGCAAGGACATCTACATCCGTGTCAAAATCCCCGAAGGCACCGGCAAGTATCTCGCTCCCAAGGGCAGCATCTCCATTGACGGGATCTCGCTCACCGTGGCCGAGCTGCACGATGACGGCTTTGCGGTGTGGATCATCCCGCACACCCGCGAGGTGACCAATCTCCAGCAGAAAAACGCCGGGGACCGCGTGAATCTTGAATTTGACATGCTGGCCAAGTATCTGGAGCGCCTGCTGAACAAGGAGTAG
- a CDS encoding uracil-DNA glycosylase family protein, giving the protein MRTELLAVVDELKRLREEGLSSVPVSEEALASLRSAVAERQAEAGPAQAPASRGAASGAGEDAFSGGTTVSTPAQAPNDRRPYSEPVRDSGERATGIVLPGSEPPAEKKQAAPAKPAAPARAASAPGLPDFVKPIPAPEPFTLPDGDKQARWDWLKDKVMSDPVCNEHVKPGKKLVLGVGSLDAEIFFCGEAPGADEEVQGEPFVGKAGELLTKIIGAMGLKREQVYIGNIMNWRPEHDKPYGNRKPVEVEMAYCLPHLKAQIEIVQPKVIVALGSTAVDGLFGFGAGKGMRRIRGQWCEFESIPTIITFHPSYLLHQGTMRVKREVWEDMLAVMEKTGLPISDKQRGYFT; this is encoded by the coding sequence ATGCGCACCGAACTGCTGGCCGTCGTCGATGAACTCAAGCGCCTCCGCGAGGAGGGCTTGAGCAGTGTGCCCGTCAGTGAGGAGGCGCTTGCTTCGCTGCGCTCTGCCGTGGCTGAGCGTCAGGCCGAGGCAGGGCCTGCTCAGGCTCCCGCTTCGCGTGGCGCTGCCAGCGGGGCAGGGGAGGATGCCTTTTCGGGGGGGACTACGGTCTCGACTCCGGCTCAGGCCCCCAACGACCGCCGCCCGTACTCCGAGCCGGTGCGAGACTCTGGCGAGCGTGCCACCGGGATCGTGCTGCCCGGCTCCGAGCCTCCGGCCGAGAAAAAACAAGCCGCTCCGGCTAAACCGGCGGCTCCCGCCCGTGCGGCCTCGGCTCCCGGCCTGCCGGACTTTGTGAAGCCTATTCCCGCCCCCGAGCCGTTTACGCTCCCGGATGGGGATAAACAGGCCCGCTGGGACTGGCTCAAGGACAAGGTCATGAGCGATCCGGTCTGCAATGAGCACGTCAAGCCGGGGAAAAAGCTCGTGCTCGGCGTCGGCAGTCTGGATGCGGAAATCTTTTTCTGTGGGGAAGCCCCCGGCGCGGACGAGGAGGTCCAGGGCGAACCTTTCGTCGGCAAGGCCGGTGAGCTGCTGACCAAGATCATCGGTGCGATGGGCCTCAAGCGTGAGCAGGTCTACATCGGCAACATCATGAACTGGCGGCCTGAGCACGATAAGCCCTACGGTAACCGCAAGCCGGTCGAGGTCGAGATGGCCTACTGCCTGCCTCACCTCAAGGCGCAGATCGAGATCGTGCAGCCGAAGGTGATCGTCGCCCTCGGATCGACTGCGGTGGACGGGCTGTTCGGCTTTGGCGCGGGCAAGGGGATGCGCCGCATCCGCGGCCAGTGGTGCGAGTTTGAGAGCATCCCGACCATCATTACCTTCCACCCCTCCTACCTGCTCCATCAGGGTACGATGAGGGTCAAGCGCGAGGTCTGGGAGGACATGCTCGCCGTGATGGAAAAGACCGGCCTGCCCATCTCTGACAAACAGCGCGGCTACTTTACCTGA
- a CDS encoding serine hydrolase domain-containing protein, giving the protein MLSFLRTQRRPRLVSGLLLLSPFLANPLSASESSDIQSIIDTYYYGTYAGQIPGMNVGVWDNGASVYANSYGYGDLDLGASGTIGPNPVPMKYTDQMRIASLTKTFTVTRILQLAADGLISLDDPITAFDGVGGISLANLNYDTSAFGDMSQITVRDLARMTSSLADYSNSPGMIAGLQESLTTVYTESELLDFARGLPATPSTWTYSNTNTLLLGMIVEAVTGNTLGEELQSHVIEPAGLSSNTYYPTDISFTGDHANGYAADGEEMFEDVTDTSPSIAAGAGAMISTFEDMQIWAEVLATGVLPDGTSLYGEGNEYMQALRLEMVAADGSGPEYDFYGLGIGEIEEWLGHSGEFLGYQHIIMVDPETGRMVVIMINTADLEEGAHLPTDLFRDIAQYYANVPEPSTWALIAATGVAVVLLKRRRRR; this is encoded by the coding sequence ATGCTATCATTTTTGCGCACGCAGCGGCGGCCCCGTCTTGTTTCGGGCCTGCTCCTGCTTTCCCCGTTTCTGGCCAATCCACTCTCAGCCTCGGAGTCGAGCGACATCCAGTCGATCATCGACACGTATTATTACGGGACCTATGCGGGGCAGATTCCCGGCATGAACGTCGGCGTGTGGGATAATGGCGCATCCGTCTACGCGAACAGCTACGGCTACGGCGACCTGGATCTGGGCGCGTCGGGGACGATCGGCCCGAACCCGGTGCCCATGAAGTACACCGACCAGATGCGGATCGCCAGCCTGACCAAGACCTTTACCGTGACGCGCATCCTCCAGCTCGCCGCCGATGGCTTGATCAGCCTCGACGACCCGATCACCGCGTTTGACGGGGTGGGGGGCATTTCGCTGGCTAACCTCAACTACGATACCAGCGCGTTTGGCGATATGAGCCAGATCACGGTCCGGGACCTGGCGCGCATGACCAGCAGCCTGGCCGACTACTCGAACTCGCCGGGGATGATCGCTGGCCTGCAGGAGAGCCTGACCACCGTCTACACCGAGTCGGAGCTGCTGGACTTCGCGCGCGGCCTGCCTGCGACACCGTCCACCTGGACCTACTCCAACACCAACACACTCCTGCTGGGCATGATCGTCGAGGCGGTGACGGGTAACACCCTCGGCGAGGAGTTGCAGAGCCACGTCATCGAGCCTGCCGGCCTGTCCTCAAACACTTACTACCCGACGGATATTTCTTTCACCGGCGACCACGCGAATGGTTACGCCGCCGATGGTGAGGAAATGTTTGAGGATGTAACCGATACCAGCCCGTCCATTGCTGCCGGGGCCGGGGCGATGATCTCGACTTTTGAGGATATGCAGATCTGGGCCGAGGTCTTGGCTACCGGCGTATTACCGGATGGGACCTCGCTCTACGGCGAGGGTAACGAGTACATGCAGGCCCTGCGGCTGGAGATGGTCGCCGCCGACGGTTCCGGGCCCGAGTACGATTTCTACGGGCTGGGTATCGGTGAGATCGAGGAATGGCTCGGCCACAGTGGTGAGTTTCTCGGCTACCAGCACATCATCATGGTCGACCCCGAGACGGGCCGCATGGTCGTTATCATGATCAACACTGCGGATCTCGAAGAGGGCGCGCACCTACCGACCGATTTGTTCAGAGACATCGCGCAGTACTACGCGAATGTCCCCGAGCCCTCCACCTGGGCCCTGATCGCGGCCACCGGTGTGGCGGTGGTTCTGCTCAAACGCCGCCGGAGGCGTTAG
- a CDS encoding Lrp/AsnC family transcriptional regulator, producing the protein MNPVLKLLLEGEPLSTEQMGEVLGMSEVEVAVELEKLKEEGVLLGWRPIINPDFDEDVVRAVIEVKISPEREGGFDRLAERISKFDRVETCYLMSGAYDLMLVIHAENLKRIASFVFEKLATLEGVVSTATHFMLKAYKEQGYLIARAAAPEDKPSVSP; encoded by the coding sequence ATGAATCCGGTCCTAAAACTCCTCCTGGAAGGCGAACCCCTCAGCACTGAGCAGATGGGCGAAGTCCTCGGCATGTCCGAGGTCGAAGTCGCTGTCGAGCTGGAGAAGCTGAAGGAAGAGGGCGTCCTGCTGGGCTGGCGTCCGATCATCAACCCGGACTTCGACGAGGACGTCGTGCGTGCCGTGATCGAGGTCAAGATCAGCCCCGAGCGCGAGGGCGGCTTTGACCGGTTGGCCGAGCGGATCAGCAAGTTTGACCGCGTCGAGACCTGCTATCTGATGTCCGGCGCCTACGACCTGATGCTCGTCATCCATGCCGAGAACCTGAAGCGTATCGCCTCCTTTGTCTTCGAAAAGCTGGCTACGCTGGAGGGTGTCGTCTCGACGGCTACCCACTTTATGCTCAAGGCTTACAAGGAGCAGGGCTACCTCATCGCGCGAGCCGCAGCCCCTGAAGATAAACCCTCGGTCAGCCCGTAG
- a CDS encoding aminotransferase class I/II-fold pyridoxal phosphate-dependent enzyme, whose translation MYDPQQFVAKHVAGLPRSGIRDFFAIVSQMKDAISLGIGEPDFITPWHIREAAIYALERGKTSYTDNRGLLKLRQVLADYIGKNFGMGYKPENEILVTVGVSEALDIALRAVINPGDKVLYHEPCYVSYHPSVSLVHGQAIPIATSAADDFALDPDKVIEAWEPGVKVLILNFPTNPTGGVTDRTKLEKLAKFVIEKDILVISDEVYAELTYEGTHTSIASLPGMQERTIFLHGFSKAWAMTGFRLGFACGPAPLVEAMMKVHQYAMMCAPILSQEAGVEAIVNGAQSVAKMKEQYQRRRDYITRRFNEIGLKCHVPKGTFYAFPALPKGFQGKSMDFCQGLLNAEKVAVVPGTAFGPSGEGFFRASFSNSYEQLIAATEAIERYVGSLKL comes from the coding sequence ATGTACGACCCTCAGCAATTCGTGGCCAAGCACGTGGCCGGGCTTCCCCGCTCGGGCATCCGTGACTTTTTCGCCATCGTCTCCCAGATGAAGGACGCGATCTCGCTCGGTATCGGCGAGCCGGACTTCATTACGCCCTGGCATATCCGTGAGGCCGCTATCTACGCCCTGGAACGGGGCAAGACCTCGTACACCGATAACCGCGGGCTGCTCAAGCTGCGGCAGGTGCTGGCCGACTACATCGGGAAAAACTTCGGCATGGGCTATAAGCCTGAGAATGAGATCCTCGTCACCGTCGGGGTGTCCGAGGCGCTCGACATCGCACTGCGGGCCGTGATCAACCCCGGCGACAAGGTCCTCTACCACGAGCCCTGCTACGTCTCCTACCACCCGAGCGTGAGCCTCGTACACGGGCAGGCCATCCCGATTGCCACCTCGGCGGCGGATGACTTCGCGCTCGACCCGGACAAGGTGATCGAGGCGTGGGAGCCGGGCGTCAAGGTGCTGATCCTGAACTTTCCGACTAACCCGACCGGCGGCGTGACCGATCGCACCAAGCTCGAAAAGCTGGCCAAGTTCGTCATCGAAAAGGACATCCTCGTGATCAGTGACGAGGTCTACGCCGAGCTGACCTACGAGGGCACGCATACCTCCATCGCCAGCCTGCCCGGTATGCAGGAGCGTACGATCTTCCTGCACGGTTTTTCCAAGGCCTGGGCCATGACGGGCTTCCGGCTCGGCTTCGCATGCGGCCCGGCCCCGCTGGTCGAGGCCATGATGAAGGTCCACCAGTACGCCATGATGTGCGCCCCCATCCTCAGCCAGGAGGCCGGGGTCGAGGCTATCGTCAACGGTGCGCAGAGCGTGGCCAAAATGAAGGAGCAGTACCAGCGCCGCCGCGACTACATCACCCGCCGCTTCAACGAGATCGGCCTGAAGTGCCACGTTCCCAAGGGCACTTTCTACGCCTTTCCGGCGCTCCCGAAGGGCTTCCAGGGCAAGTCGATGGACTTCTGCCAGGGCCTGCTCAACGCCGAGAAGGTCGCTGTCGTCCCCGGCACGGCCTTTGGCCCCAGCGGCGAGGGCTTCTTCCGCGCCAGCTTCTCCAACAGCTACGAGCAACTCATCGCCGCCACCGAAGCCATCGAGCGGTATGTCGGGAGTTTGAAGCTGTAG